Proteins from a genomic interval of Sugiyamaella lignohabitans strain CBS 10342 chromosome C, complete sequence:
- the THI73 gene encoding Thi73p (Putative plasma membrane permease; proposed to be involved in carboxylic acid uptake and repressed by thiamine; substrate of Dbf2p/Mob1p kinase; transcription is altered if mitochondrial dysfunction occurs; GO_component: GO:0005783 - endoplasmic reticulum [Evidence IEA]; GO_component: GO:0005783 - endoplasmic reticulum [Evidence IDA] [PMID 16850348]; GO_component: GO:0005789 - endoplasmic reticulum membrane [Evidence IEA]; GO_component: GO:0016021 - integral component of membrane [Evidence IEA,IEA]; GO_component: GO:0016021 - integral component of membrane [Evidence ISS] [PMID 10869563]; GO_component: GO:0016021 - integral component of membrane [Evidence ISM] [PMID 12192589]; GO_component: GO:0016020 - membrane [Evidence IEA]; GO_component: GO:0005886 - plasma membrane [Evidence IEA,IEA]; GO_function: GO:0005215 - transporter activity [Evidence ISS] [PMID 10869563]; GO_process: GO:0055085 - transmembrane transport [Evidence IEA]; GO_process: GO:0006810 - transport [Evidence IEA]; GO_process: GO:0006810 - transport [Evidence ISS] [PMID 10869563]): MWYKKAEQGKRIGAFYVMNSVTLIAAGIISYAASFAKTAFASWRIFLLCMGLVTVFCGICVFLFLPDSIVRSKGFTDEEKVAALLRVKDEQSGTQNSKLKRYQMVEAVSDPKVWFVVLSVFLFSIPNGAITVFNSIIINSYGFGSQETLIVGAPAGVVTGAAVIIIQYYSDKTQNRTLISIWYFIPSIVGLAIMIALGDREKTLSMKAGLLIASYLSQVFGGGLALFLSWNASNIAGHSKKALVNALTFIAFPLGNILGTQTFQNKDAPMYIPGKISIMACLCAQVVVSTVWFFVNKYYNKKKQTFLDTLNVYEYEGLRMKMEFSDETDMRNPFFKYTK, encoded by the coding sequence ATGTGGTACAAGAAAGCAGAACAAGGAAAGAGAATTGGTGCCTTTTATGTAATGAACAGTGTCACACTCATCGCTGCTGGAATCATATCTTATGCTGCTTCATTTGCAAAGACTGCCTTTGCATCTTGGAGaatctttcttctttgtaTGGGGCTTGTTACAGTTTTCTGTGGTATATGTGTATTTCTGTTCCTACCTGATTCCATTGTAAGAAGCAAAGGATTTACGGACGAAGAAAAAGTTGCTGCTCTCCTTCGAGTCAAGGATGAACAGAGTGGAACTCAGAATAGCAAGCTGAAACGATATCAAATGGTTGAGGCTGTCAGCGACCCTAAAGTATGGTTTGTTGTCCTTTCtgtttttctcttttcaattCCAAATGGAGCCATCACTGTATTTAATTCTATAATTATCAATAGTTACGGCTTCGGCTCCCAAGAAACTTTGATTGTTGGAGCACCTGCTGGTGTGGTGACGGGAGCCGCTGTTATCATTATCCAGTACTACTCAGACAAAACTCAAAACAGGACACTCATCAGCATTTGGTATTTTATTCCCTCTATTGTTGGTCTAGCAATCATGATTGCTCTTGGTGATCGAGAAAAGACTCTTAGTATGAAAGCTGGGCTATTGATAGCCAGCTACTTGTCTCAAGTTTTTGGTGGCGGATTGGCACTGTTTTTATCGTGGAATGCCTCTAATATTGCAGGACATTCGAAGAAAGCTTTAGTCAACGCATTAACGTTTATTGCATTTCCTCTGGGAAACATCTTGGGAACGCAAACTTTCCAAAATAAAGATGCCCCAATGTATATTCCTGGAAAAATCAGTATAATGGCATGTCTCTGTGCTCAGGTGGTTGTTTCAACAGTTTGGTTCTTCGTCAATAAGTACTAcaataaaaagaaacaaacatTTTTAGATACCTTGAATGTATATGAGTACGAGGGTCTACGTATGAAAATGGAGTTCTCCGATGAAACTGATATGAGAAATCCCTTTTTCAAGTATACTAAATAG
- the PET127 gene encoding Pet127p (Protein with a role in 5'-end processing of mitochondrial RNAs; located in the mitochondrial membrane; GO_component: GO:0005740 - mitochondrial envelope [Evidence IDA] [PMID 9111353]; GO_component: GO:0005739 - mitochondrion [Evidence IEA,IEA]; GO_component: GO:0005739 - mitochondrion [Evidence IDA] [PMID 16823961]; GO_function: GO:0003674 - molecular_function [Evidence ND]; GO_process: GO:0000964 - mitochondrial RNA 5'-end processing [Evidence IMP] [PMID 18086665]; GO_process: GO:0000964 - mitochondrial RNA 5'-end processing [Evidence IMP] [PMID 9111353]): MLRTGGLGSLRLRIYSEYAPKFLSPGNGLFYTRAFSLSSTVLKDIDGLDSLHLLEKETYRDIKRQRPAKGKKSPPGPNTRPGSITPKHFGKKRPSRAPPSRVTLGQREPGAKPTFRSRREYEKKNEEQVNRNRQNSSAKVPKPSSAEVQEYIAKSPEQWKSRRTLTDPKRFSKDNAGSSSETTNQKISPANSPFPNFFPHETPYFRSFELDSSQLSYEPLEVPDQPPVPKLAHNLDRVLFSPGVHVLKDRRSNVYNFTPYLENIMSIKDFDFDFIAKYVPSGKDSILSKLAKENGKKYTGSTSSLTSVLSQFHHLLSHRRKPHTMALSKYFQSQQVAFSAIQTQPVSIFLRYNPNTDTHSIDSDKSYSGDIIVSVLGHQLEAMLTTEEEEFRNYHKSLSHKLDSSKKGGLNTYNYTQSGDFLMRSQLDCYDERLPGTGTFDLKTRAVCAVRHDMDYTQIHDGSDYQITKIDGEFESFSREWFELIRSTMFKYSLQARIGRMDGIFLAYHNVRRMFGFQYVPLSEIDQIYHTSDLIESQQDLRDIDPSNVSSFVPLDEQIATSGPIIAENEFKLSLKMFNEILDKIVASHEPAASFNLVFHTVSTGRMQVFVKPMLEKDIEVIQETGCDTEPKTGEEYSNNSDPHTILMHGNKNPEVLPPDVKVYQVDIRTYVNDKFVPGDKYPHLSSDSDVWKVQCEMSQLRQQGAERRFSRTFSMHKIENRITSVPQTERLDEEQEETIRNEALSKLSPPNAKQGYLRFLGAKGERLQREWEAQHGHKEKHVWRPS, encoded by the coding sequence ATGTTACGAACAGGCGGTCTTGGCTCTCTCAGGCTCAGGATATATTCTGAATATGCCCCCAAGTTTCTGAGTCCAGGAAACGGTCTTTTCTACACTAGAGCCTTTTCGTTATCATCTACCGTATTAAAAGATATCGATGGTCTTGATTCACTTCACTTGCTCGAGAAGGAGACCTATCGTGATATTAAGAGACAACGACCGGCAAAAGGAAAGAAGTCACCACCTGGGCCGAACACTCGACCTGGTAGCATTACCCCAAAACATTTTGGCAAGAAAAGACCATCTCGAGCACCTCCTAGTCGAGTGACTCTAGGGCAGCGTGAACCAGGTGCTAAACCGACTTTTAGATCGCGACGTGAatatgaaaagaaaaatgaaGAACAGGTTAACAGAAATCGACAAAATAGCTCTGCTAAAGTTCCAAAACCAAGCTCGGCTGAGGTTCAAGAATATATCGCAAAAAGTCCTGAACAATGGAAATCAAGACGAACACTCACAGATCCCAAGCGATTTTCCAAAGACAACGCAGGTTCCAGTTCCGAGAccacaaatcaaaaaatctCACCAGCAAATTCACCGTTTCCCAACTTTTTTCCTCATGAAACCCCGTACTTTCGATCTTTTGAATTAGATTCTTCCCAGCTTAGTTATGAACCACTAGAGGTACCAGATCAACCTCCAGTACCAAAACTTGCCCATAACCTTGATCGTGTACTATTTAGTCCTGGAGTCCATGTCCTCAAAGATAGACGTTCAAACGTTTACAATTTTACTCCTTACCTCGAAAACATTATGTCTATCAAAGATTTcgactttgatttcataGCCAAGTATGTGCCTTCAGGAAAGGATTCTATCTTGTCTAAACTAGCTAAAGAGAACGGCAAGAAATATACTGGATCAACTAGTAGTCTGACATCAGTACTCTCACAGTTCCATCACCTTTTGTCACATCGACGTAAGCCACATACCATGGCCCTCtccaaatattttcagtctCAGCAAGTTGCATTTTCAGCTATTCAGACCCAGCCAGTATCGATATTCCTGAGATACAATCCCAATACCGATACACACTCTATCGACTCTGACAAATCCTACAGTGGGGATATCATTGTATCTGTTTTGGGACACCAGTTAGAAGCCATGCTAACTactgaagaggaggaaTTTCGAAATTACCACAAGAGTTTATCTCACAAATTAGACTCGTCGAAAAAGGGCGGTTTAAACACATACAACTATACCCAATCTGGTGACTTTCTAATGAGATCTCAGTTGGACTGCTATGATGAACGATTACCAGGAACAGGTACTTTTGATTTAAAGACTAGAGCTGTTTGTGCTGTTAGACACGATATGGATTATACTCAAATCCATGATGGATCCGACTATCAAATAACCAAAATTGATGGTGAATTTGAATCATTTTCGCGAGAATGGTTTGAACTCATTAGATCTACTATGTTCAAATACTCACTACAAGCACGTATTGGCAGAATGGATGGAATTTTCCTTGCTTATCACAATGTGCGAAGAATGTTTGGATTTCAATACGTGCCACTATCTGAAATCGATCAAATTTATCATACCTCGGATTTGATTGAGTCCCAGCAAGATCTTAGAGACATTGATCCTTCGAACGTAAGTTCATTTGTCCCTCTAGACGAACAGATTGCCACAAGTGGACCAATCATCGCTGAGAATGAGTTCAAGCTTTCACTCAAGATGTTCAATGAGATTTTGGACAAGATAGTTGCTTCGCATGAGCCGGCGGCTTCTTTCAACCTTGTTTTCCATACCGTTTCTACTGGTAGAATGCAAGTATTTGTTAAGCCCATGCTTGAAAAAGATATTGAAGTGATTCAAGAAACTGGTTGCGATACAGAGCCTAAAACCGGGGAAGAGTACTCTAATAATTCTGATCCTCACACTATTCTTATGCACGGTAACAAAAATCCAGAAGTTTTACCTCCTGATGTAAAAGTTTACCAGGTAGACATTCGAACTTATGTCAATGATAAATTTGTACCAGGAGATAAGTACCCACACCTGTCAAGTGATTCTGATGTCTGGAAAGTTCAATGTGAGATGTCTCAACTTCGTCAGCAGGGCGCCGAACGACGATTTTCGAGAACGTTTTCTATGCATAAAATTGAAAATCGCATCACTTCTGTACCTCAAACCGAGAGGTTAGACGAGGAGCAAGAAGAGACCATCCGTAACGAAGCTCTTTCCAAactatcaccaccaaatgCCAAACAAGGTTATCTCAGATTTCTGGGTGCCAAAGGCGAACGATTGCAGAGAGAATGGGAAGCCCAGCACGGACACAAAGAGAAGCATGTTTGGAGGCCCAGTTAG